A window from Bacteroidota bacterium encodes these proteins:
- a CDS encoding TonB-dependent receptor, which translates to MTLFKRTIQIILLISFLFPATLFAQKFTVSGFVKDAASGEYLIGANVYIKEMMKGTTTNSYGFYSLTVDKGDYNLVVSFIGYSDYTEKVNLNKDYKLNATLSEKVVTTKEVVITGEKADQNTQSTQVGKFEIPVDRIKKLPAIFGEVDIIKTIQLTPGIQNAGEGNTGFYVRGGGPDQNLILLDEAVVYNASHLLGFFSVFNADALKNVELTKAGMPANYGGRLASVLDISMKDGNNKDFNVDGGIGLISSRLTIQGPIQKEKSSFMVSGRRTYIDLIMKPFVGADNPFKKGGYYFYDLNAKVNYIFSDRDRLYLSGYFGRDVFNLAGSTSFKNTIDWGNATFSLRYNHLFNDKLFSNTTLIYSNYKFNLSAAQNLYEMKLMSGITDYNGKMDFTWLPSIRHTFKFGGNYVFHVMQPSNASAKSGETVFDLGGSVKLYSHEAAAYISDDFDLTETIKINAGLRYTFFAQAGPFTRYQQDNFGQINDTIYYKPNEIVKTYNHIEPRVSVKFGINSKSSIKASFTQNYQYIHLASYASVSLPTDIWVPSSSIVKPQFGTQYSLGYFRNFHKNMWETSVEFYYKQMKNQIEFKEGSTPEDNLKNNTDNNFTFGNGKSYGGEVFIKKRTGKTTGWIGYTLSWTTRKFPDINQSKEYYAKYDRRHDVSIVITQEIGKRLSISAVWVYATGNAITLPLSRYFLSGNIINEYSARNEFRMPAYHRLDISANYTFKTKKRFENSLNLSVYNVYSRMNPYYIYFETTGDLTNFNLQTQAKQVSLFPIIPSITWNFSY; encoded by the coding sequence ATGACTCTATTCAAGCGAACGATACAAATCATTCTTCTTATTTCCTTTTTATTTCCGGCGACCTTGTTTGCACAAAAATTCACCGTCAGCGGATTTGTGAAAGATGCTGCCTCCGGCGAATACCTGATAGGCGCCAATGTGTATATCAAGGAAATGATGAAAGGCACTACTACAAATTCATACGGGTTTTATTCACTTACCGTGGATAAAGGCGATTACAATCTCGTAGTCAGCTTTATAGGCTATTCTGATTATACCGAAAAAGTAAATCTTAATAAAGACTATAAATTGAACGCCACGCTTTCAGAAAAGGTGGTAACAACAAAGGAAGTGGTTATCACCGGCGAAAAGGCAGACCAGAACACCCAGAGTACTCAGGTCGGAAAATTTGAGATTCCGGTTGACCGGATTAAAAAGCTACCGGCAATTTTTGGTGAAGTTGATATTATTAAAACAATTCAACTCACTCCCGGCATCCAGAATGCAGGCGAAGGCAATACGGGCTTTTATGTTCGCGGTGGCGGTCCCGACCAAAACCTGATTCTGCTTGATGAAGCCGTGGTATATAATGCTTCTCACCTGCTTGGTTTTTTCTCTGTATTCAATGCCGATGCACTTAAAAATGTTGAATTAACCAAGGCCGGAATGCCTGCCAATTATGGTGGACGACTTGCTTCCGTGCTTGATATTTCTATGAAAGACGGGAACAATAAAGATTTTAATGTTGACGGAGGCATAGGGCTCATTTCTTCGCGCCTTACCATACAAGGACCTATACAAAAAGAAAAGAGTTCCTTCATGGTGTCTGGAAGGCGCACCTATATTGACCTTATTATGAAACCCTTTGTTGGTGCCGATAATCCATTTAAAAAAGGCGGTTATTATTTTTACGACCTGAATGCTAAAGTCAATTACATTTTTTCGGATAGAGACCGCCTCTACCTGAGCGGCTACTTCGGGCGCGATGTATTCAATCTTGCCGGCAGCACTTCTTTTAAAAATACCATTGACTGGGGAAATGCAACTTTTTCACTTCGGTATAATCATCTGTTCAATGATAAGCTCTTCTCGAATACTACACTCATTTACAGCAATTATAAATTCAACCTTTCGGCTGCACAAAATCTTTATGAAATGAAGCTGATGTCGGGCATCACCGACTATAACGGCAAGATGGATTTCACATGGCTGCCTTCGATAAGACATACGTTTAAGTTCGGCGGTAATTATGTTTTTCATGTAATGCAGCCAAGCAATGCTTCAGCAAAATCGGGCGAAACAGTATTTGACCTCGGTGGCTCGGTTAAGCTATACAGTCATGAAGCCGCTGCCTACATCAGCGATGATTTTGACCTTACCGAAACCATAAAAATTAATGCCGGGCTTCGTTACACATTCTTTGCTCAGGCAGGTCCATTCACACGTTACCAGCAGGACAATTTTGGTCAGATCAATGATACGATATATTACAAGCCCAATGAGATTGTAAAAACATATAATCATATAGAACCAAGGGTTTCTGTGAAGTTCGGAATTAATTCCAAATCGTCTATTAAAGCAAGCTTCACGCAGAATTACCAGTATATTCACCTTGCCTCCTACGCTTCAGTATCGCTGCCCACGGATATCTGGGTTCCCAGTTCATCAATCGTAAAACCCCAGTTCGGAACACAGTACTCACTTGGTTATTTCCGGAATTTCCACAAAAATATGTGGGAAACTTCAGTTGAGTTCTATTACAAACAAATGAAAAATCAGATAGAATTCAAAGAGGGAAGCACCCCCGAAGATAATCTGAAGAATAATACCGACAACAACTTCACTTTTGGCAACGGAAAATCATATGGCGGTGAAGTTTTCATTAAGAAACGTACAGGTAAAACAACCGGATGGATTGGCTACACTCTTTCGTGGACCACGCGCAAATTTCCGGATATTAATCAGAGTAAAGAATACTACGCAAAGTACGACCGCCGCCATGATGTTTCTATTGTAATTACACAGGAAATCGGGAAACGGCTCTCAATTTCAGCGGTGTGGGTATATGCCACAGGCAATGCCATCACACTTCCGCTGTCACGGTATTTCCTTTCCGGAAATATCATCAATGAATACAGCGCGCGCAATGAATTCAGAATGCCGGCATATCACCGCCTGGACATCTCGGCTAACTATACATTTAAAACGAAAAAACGTTTTGAAAACAGTCTGAATTTATCTGTTTATAACGTCTACAGCAGAATGAACCCGTATTACATTTATTTTGAAACAACGGGCGACCTGACAAACTTCAATCTGCAAACGCAGGCGAAACAGGTTTCTCTGTTCCCGATCATACCATCAATTACATGGAATTTCAGTTATTAA
- a CDS encoding DUF4249 domain-containing protein, translating into MKKIFFLAPVFIIVLLSSCTKNIDFTLPKVEQKIVVEGWIEQNQTATVIVTRSSPYFDPIDSASLIHSIVTDAVVKVSDGTNTETLILTVSPTMYPFIMYQGSTLKGVVGKTYTLTVEADGKTYTAHTSIPEVVYLDSVWFAPDPSHGDSLGFVNATGFDNGATTDYYRIFTKRLHKDQGFVPISGSVWDDKFFNGQKFNFTLYRGSASNLTQDSIGRGGSHFSVGDTVISRLCHIDVESYLFWRSAEREIMGGANPFSSTTTIPTNIDNGGLGIWWGFGASYDTVICRK; encoded by the coding sequence ATGAAAAAAATATTTTTTCTCGCCCCGGTATTTATTATTGTGCTTTTGTCATCATGCACAAAAAATATAGACTTCACCTTGCCGAAAGTAGAACAGAAAATTGTTGTGGAAGGCTGGATTGAACAGAATCAGACAGCCACAGTAATAGTTACACGCAGCTCGCCCTATTTCGACCCTATTGATTCAGCATCATTGATCCATAGTATTGTAACGGATGCTGTAGTAAAAGTAAGTGACGGAACGAACACTGAAACGTTGATTCTCACTGTCAGCCCAACGATGTATCCGTTCATTATGTATCAGGGCAGCACATTAAAAGGCGTGGTTGGCAAAACATATACGCTCACGGTTGAAGCCGACGGAAAGACTTACACGGCGCATACCAGCATCCCCGAAGTGGTATATCTCGACAGCGTTTGGTTTGCGCCAGACCCAAGCCATGGCGACAGTCTGGGTTTTGTGAATGCTACCGGTTTTGATAACGGCGCTACCACGGATTATTACCGCATTTTCACCAAGCGGCTTCATAAAGACCAAGGGTTTGTACCCATCTCAGGCTCTGTATGGGACGATAAATTTTTTAACGGACAGAAATTTAATTTTACGCTTTATCGCGGCTCGGCAAGCAATTTAACTCAGGATAGTATCGGACGCGGAGGCTCTCATTTCAGTGTTGGAGATACCGTAATATCGCGCCTTTGCCACATAGATGTGGAAAGCTACCTTTTCTGGCGCAGTGCCGAACGGGAAATAATGGGAGGTGCGAATCCATTTTCATCAACAACTACCATTCCGACTAATATTGATAACGGAGGATTGGGAATCTGGTGGGGATTTGGAGCAAGCTATGATACGGTAATTTGCAGGAAGTAA
- the trxB gene encoding thioredoxin-disulfide reductase: protein MNPEKVRCLIIGSGPAGYTAAIYAARAELKPVMYQGLQPGGQLTTTTEVDNFPGYPDGVDGNQMMEDMHKQAARFGTDIRFGIISKVDFSQRPFKVWADESTLIEAESVIIATGATAKWLGIESEQRMRGYGVSACATCDGFFFRGKDVAIVGGGDTAAEEATYLSKLCNKVYLIHRRNELRASKAMQTKVFATKNIETVFEHVPVEVTGDKGVDGVVVQNVKTGETKKLDVTGFFVAIGHTPNSELFKGQLELDEMGYVKTIPGSTKTTIEGVFAAGDIQDHIYRQGITAAGSGCMAAIEAERFLASV, encoded by the coding sequence ATGAATCCGGAAAAAGTAAGATGCCTGATTATCGGTTCAGGACCCGCAGGATACACTGCAGCAATATACGCGGCACGCGCCGAACTCAAACCTGTTATGTACCAGGGCCTTCAGCCGGGCGGCCAGCTCACCACCACTACCGAAGTTGACAATTTCCCGGGATATCCCGATGGCGTTGACGGCAACCAGATGATGGAAGATATGCACAAGCAGGCAGCGCGCTTTGGCACCGATATTCGTTTTGGAATCATTAGTAAAGTTGATTTTTCGCAGCGTCCGTTCAAAGTATGGGCCGACGAAAGTACGCTTATAGAAGCTGAATCGGTTATTATTGCGACAGGTGCCACTGCTAAATGGCTTGGGATTGAGTCTGAACAGCGCATGCGCGGATACGGCGTTTCGGCCTGCGCCACCTGCGACGGATTTTTCTTCCGTGGTAAAGATGTTGCAATTGTTGGCGGAGGCGATACGGCAGCCGAAGAAGCTACCTACCTCTCTAAATTGTGTAATAAAGTTTATCTCATACACCGCCGCAACGAACTCAGGGCATCGAAAGCCATGCAGACAAAAGTGTTCGCTACCAAAAATATTGAAACGGTATTTGAACATGTACCTGTTGAAGTTACCGGCGACAAAGGCGTTGATGGCGTTGTAGTGCAAAACGTAAAAACCGGAGAAACAAAAAAACTGGATGTTACCGGCTTTTTTGTTGCTATTGGTCATACTCCAAACTCTGAATTGTTCAAGGGTCAGCTGGAGCTGGATGAAATGGGATATGTAAAAACGATTCCGGGCTCAACAAAAACAACTATTGAAGGCGTATTTGCCGCGGGCGATATTCAGGATCACATTTACAGGCAGGGAATTACGGCTGCAGGCAGCGGCTGCATGGCAGCGATTGAAGCAGAACGTTTTCTGGCGTCTGTTTAA